One genomic region from Amia ocellicauda isolate fAmiCal2 chromosome 4, fAmiCal2.hap1, whole genome shotgun sequence encodes:
- the osbpl2b gene encoding oxysterol-binding protein-related protein 2b: MISEEEFYDAVTGLESDESCEGTSETSYKDAIVFDGSNSTQKKNGTTPQENGIKKRRTTLPAPMFSRNNFSVWAILKKCIGLELSKITMPIVFNEPLSFLQRITEYMEHTYLIHKACSLSNSVERMQAVAAFAVSAVASQWERTGKPFNPLLGETYELTRDEQGFRFISEQVSHHPPISAFYSESLNDDFVFHGSIYPKLKFWGKSVEAEPKGTITLELKKHNEAYTWTNPFCCVHNVILGKLWIEQYGTVEIVNHSTEEKCILNFKPCGMFGKELHRVEGYIQDKNKKKVCMIYGKWTECMWSVDPQVYEANRKADKKGSDVKKQKPEEGSRAENDEADEMPEVQETVVVIPGSTLLWRISCRPPHSAQMYNFTNFAITLNELETGMEEYLAPTDCRRRPDIRAMENGDMDMASREKERLEEKQRAARKERANNEEDWSTRWFRLGTNPHTGTQDWIYTGGYFDRKYNDCPDIY, from the exons GCTTGGAGTCGGACGAATCCTGTGAAGGCACTTCAGAAACCAGTTATAAAGACGCAATTGTTTTTGATGGCAGCAACAGCACACAGAAAAAGAATGGAACAACGCCACAGGAGAATGGAATCAAGAAACGCAG AACAACTCTACCAGCACCTATGTTCTCCAGAAATAATTTTAGTGTGTGGGCAATATTAAAGAAATGCATTGGACTG GAGCTGTCCAAAATAACAATGCCTATAGTATTTAATGAGCCACTGAGCTTTCTGCAGCGAATCACAGAATATATGGAGCACACATACCTCATTCACAAAGCATGTTCTCTGTCAAACTCCGTGGAGAGAATGCAG GCTGTGGCAGCGTTTGCTGTTTCCGCAGTAGCGTCTCAATGGGAGAGAACTGGAAAACCTTTCAATCCACTCCTAGGGGAGACCTACGAACTCACAAG AGATGAGCAGGGATTTAGGTTTATATCTGAGCAGGTTAGCCACCATCCTCCCATTAGCGCTTTCTACTCTGAAAGCCTTAACGATGACTTTGTTTTCCATGGCTCAATCTACCCCAAACTAAAATTCTGGGGCAAGAGCGTTGAAGCGGAGCCGAAGGGAACGATCACGCTAGAGCTGAAGAA GCACAATGAAGCCTACACATGGACAAATCCTTTTTGTTGTGTTCATAATGTAATTTTAGGCAAACTTTGGATAGAACAGTATGGAACAGTTGAGATTGTCAATCACAG TACTGAAGAGAAATGCATACTGAACTTTAAACCCTGCGGGATGTTTGGGAAAGAGCTCCACAGAGTCGAAGGCTACATTCAGGACAAAAA TAAGAAGAAAGTGTGTATGATTTACGGCAAGTGGACTGAGTGCATGTGGAGTGTGGATCCTCAAGTTTACGAGGCCAACAGGAAAGCAGACAAGAAAGGATCAGACGTAAAGAAACAGAAGCCG gaggagggcagcaggGCAGAGAACGATGAGGCCGATGAAATGCCCGAGGTCCAGGAGACGGTAGTGGTTATTCCTGGCAGTACCCTGTTGTGGAGAATATCCTGCAGACCTCCACACTCTGCACAG ATGTATAACTTTACAAACTTCGCCATCACTCTGAATGAACTTGAAACAGGAATGGAAGAGTATTTAGCACCAACGGACTGTCGCCGGCGTCCAGACATCCGAGCCATGGAGAATGGAGATATGG ATATGGCCAGCAGAGAGAaggaaaggctagaagagaagCAAAGAGCTGCCCGTAAAGAACGTGCCAACAATGAAGAGGATTGGTCGACTAG GTGGTTCCGGCTAGGCACAAACCCGCACACGGGAACACAGGACTGGATTTACACAGGAGGGTACTTTGATAGGAAATACAATGACTGCCCTGATATCTACTGA